The proteins below are encoded in one region of Zerene cesonia ecotype Mississippi chromosome 10, Zerene_cesonia_1.1, whole genome shotgun sequence:
- the LOC119829654 gene encoding ubiquitin-like modifier-activating enzyme 5 encodes MASIEELQKKVSELEAKLAIAQGNAGPVRQKIDVMSSEVVDSNPYSRLMALKRMGIVDNYEKIRELSVAVVGVGGVGSVTAEMLTRCGIGKLILYDYDKVELANMNRLFFQPHQAGLSKVAAAAATLQAINPDVAIEAHNYNITTVDNFQKFCDSISKGSLTNGPVDLVLSCVDNFEARMAINTACNELNQRWFESGVSENAVSGHIQFIIPGETACFACAPPLVVASKIDEKTLKREGVCAASLPTTMGIVAGFLVQNTLKYLLEFGNVSHYLGYSALTDFFPAMSLKPNPQCEDSFCRSRQAEFSARPAVELATEVKEDPAPLHEDNEWGISLVDENSPIEETPVLNLVDGVQVAYSIPVDNSTPESSTGGAVAASELSLEELMQQMKSM; translated from the exons ATGGCTAGTATTGAAGAATTGCAGAAGAAAGTAAGCGAACTGGAAGCAAAACTAGCGATAGCTCAAGGAAATGCTGGTCCTGTTCGTCAGAAAATCGACGTTATGTCCTCCGAAGTTGTGGATTCCAATCCCTACag TCGTCTCATGGCACTAAAGAGAATGGGCATTGTGGACAATTATGAGAAGATCCGTGAGCTTTCTGTTGCTGTGGTTGGTGTGGGAGGAGTGGGCAGCGTCACCGCAGAGATGCTGACGAGATGTGGTATAGGAAAG TTGATTCTCTACGATTATGACAAAGTGGAGCTGGCAAACATGAACCGCCTGTTCTTCCAACCGCACCAAGCAGGTCTCAGCAAGGTGGCCGCGGCTGCCGCCACGCTGCAGGCCATCAACCCAGATGTGGCCATAGAGGCCCACAATTATAACATCACAACAGTGGATAACTTCCAGAAGTTCTGCGATTCTATCAG taaggGCAGCCTCACGAACGGTCCAGTGGACCTAGTTCTCAGTTGCGTGGATAACTTCGAGGCTCGGATGGCCATCAACACAGCTTGCAATGAACTCAACCAACGCTGGTTCGAATCTGGGGTCAGCGAGAATGCGGTCTCTGGACACATACAGTTTATTATACCGGGAGAGACCGCGTGTTTTGCT tGTGCCCCACCGCTCGTGGTTGCGTCGAAAATCGACGAGAAGACGCTGAAGAGGGAGGGCGTGTGCGCCGCCAGCCTCCCCACCACCATGGGCATCGTGGCCGGATTTCTGG TACAAAACACGCTGAAATATCTACTAGAGTTCGGCAACGTCAGTCACTATTTGGGCTACAGTGCGCTCACCGACTTCTTCCCAGCCATGAGCTTGAAG CCGAACCCGCAATGCGAGGACTCGTTCTGCCGCTCGCGCCAGGCCGAGTTCAGCGCGAGGCCCGCCGTCGAGCTCGCCACCGAGGTCAAGGAGGACCCCGCACCGCTGCACGAAGATAACGAGTGGG GTATCAGTTTAGTGGATGAAAACTCTCCCATCGAAGAAACACCTGTTTTGAATCTCGTAGATGGAGTTCAg GTTGCATACAGCATCCCAGTGGACAACAGTACTCCAGAGTCGAGTACAGGCGGTGCTGTGGCCGCGTCAGAGCTATCTCTCGAGGAATTGATGCAGCAGATGAAATCtatgtaa
- the LOC119829624 gene encoding peroxidase, translating into MQRAGSSSEERTPLVQPTYVFESSISRSYQKRLRKFQCAICVILIVILSVAMLVTVSYNLNGDEIIRTTEPTPVVNLSGTNPDLAPLLQMTWPLEGPPPRKWPSKPLAKEDIAAAVAQGNDALRKRSIMESTLIPLDNDSPASRAQRAAATSADVKPLADTAYAAEQATRILINETEAPTYDGSVGIGPDINGSFPEPPYCKPQTSPCVMSKYRSQDGTCNNLRNPLRWGVSNTPFRRVLPADYGDGISSPRTGKYGPLPSARDVSVTVHRPSYAHDSAFTVMLAVWGQFIDHDITATALSKGANSSSLQCCKASQPQHPECFPVELDKEDPFYQDYNITCMEFVRSAPAPTCHFGAREQLNQATAFLDASAVYSSAAHKTLRLRTRAGGALRMLRARAGDLLPPSTDPRDGCNTVEMNAKGRYCFESGDDRANENLHLTTMHLIWARQHNRVAAHLQRLNPHWEDETVFQETRRLLAAQMQHITYAEFLPAILGVDVMWALNLTLHSDGYSSAYDPTIDPSIANHFSAAAFRFAHTLLPGLIQHVDLQTGTVSYTQLHEMLFNPFALYARDAGRGAVRSAMRTPVHSVHPHVTAELSNHLFERPKGNSSLSSTTDTMAHPCGLDLVSLNIQRGRDHGLPAYPAWRELCGLPRPTSFQDLQGIFDDMSLSRISKIYKSVDDIDLYTGALAEAPRGRLLGATLTCLVADQFYRLKVADRFWYETDQPDVRFTLQQLYEIRKTTLAGVICANEELLDQAQPRVMEALSATNPLVDCKELPQPSFTPWKETPPKDLDNKETKMDGRKNRKT; encoded by the exons ATGCAACGTGCCGGCAGCAGCTCAGAGGAGCGCACGCCGCTCGTGCAGCCCACTTATGTGTTTGAGTCCAGTATATCCAGGAGCTACCAGAAGCGGCTGAGGAAGTTCCAGTGCGCTATATGCGTAATACTGAT AGTGATCCTCTCCGTAGCGATGTTGGTGACGGTATCCTACAACTTGAATGGAGACGAAATCATCAGAACCACAGAACCGACGCCCGTGGTTAATCTGTCTGGGACTAACCCAGATTTAGCGCCCCTGTTACAGATGACCTGGCCATTAGAAG GACCACCGCCAAGGAAGTGGCCGTCCAAACCGCTCGCAAAAGAGGACATAGCGGCCGCGGTTGCGCAGGGGAATGACGCGTTGCGCAAGCGCAGCATCATGGAGAGCACCCTCATTCCCCTGGACAACGACTCGCCAGCCTCGCGAGCTCAAAGGGCGGCCGCTACATCAGCTGATGTCAAACCCTTGGCGGACACCGCGTACGCAGCAGAACAAGCCACTAGGATCCTTATTAATGA AACAGAAGCTCCCACATATGACGGCAGCGTGGGGATAGGGCCAGACATCAACGGATCTTTCCCAGAGCCTCCATACTGCAAGCCGCAGACAAGTCCATGCGTGATGTCCAAATATAGGAGTCAGGATGGGACCTGCAACAACTTGCGGAATCCCTTACGCTGGGGAGTGTCCAACACGCCCTTTAGAAGGGTGCTCCCGGCCGACTACGGTGATG gtaTAAGTTCGCCCCGTACTGGCAAGTACGGACCGCTGCCCAGTGCTCGCGACGTGAGTGTCACAGTGCATAGGCCGAGCTATGCGCACGATTCCGCCTTCACGGTGATGCTGGCCGTGTGGGGGCAGTTCATTGATCATGATATCACCGCTACTGCTCTTAGCAAGG GCGCCAACAGTTCCTCCCTTCAGTGCTGCAAGGCCAGTCAGCCACAACACCCAGAATGTTTCCCGGTGGAGCTGGACAAAGAGGATCCTTTCTATCAGGACTATAACATCACTTGCATGGAGTTCGTGAGATCTGCGCCGGCGCCTACTTGCCACTTTG GTGCCCGCGAACAGCTGAACCAAGCGACCGCGTTCCTCGACGCCTCGGCTGTATACAGTTCCGCGGCGCACAAGACGCTGCGCCTGCGCACGCGTGCGGGCGGCGCGCTACGCATGCTGCGGGCGCGCGCCGGCGACCTGCTGCCGCCCTCCACCGACCCGCGGGACGGCTGCAACACGGTAGAGATGAACGCCAAGGGGAGATACTGCTTTGAGTCGG GTGACGACAGAGCGAACGAGAACCTGCACCTCACCACGATGCACCTGATCTGGGCGCGCCAGCACAACCGCGTCGCCGCGCACCTGCAGCGCCTCAACCCGCACTGGGAAGACGAGACAGTGTTCCAGGAGACGAGGAGACTGCTGGCTGCCCAGATGCAGCACATCACATATGCAGAGTTCCTGCCCGCTATACTGG GTGTGGATGTGATGTGGGCGTTGAACCTGACGCTGCACAGCGACGGCTACTCCAGCGCGTACGACCCAACTATTGATCCCTCCATCGCGAACCACTTTTCTGCAGCTGCTTTTAGATTTGCACACACGTTACTACCG GGCCTGATCCAGCACGTGGACTTGCAGACGGGCACAGTGAGCTACACGCAGCTGCACGAGATGCTGTTCAACCCGTTCGCGTTGTACGCGCGGGACGCGGGCCGCGGCGCCGTGCGCTCCGCCA TGCGCACCCCCGTGCACAGCGTGCACCCGCACGTCACCGCTGAG CTCAGCAACCACCTGTTCGAACGTCCCAAAGGGAACTCCTCCCTCAGCAGCACCACAGACACCATGGCCCACCCGTGCGGCTTGGACCTGGTGTCGCTTAACATCCAGCGCGGGAGAGACCATGGTCTGCCCGCGTACCCTGCCTGGAGAGAGCTGTGCGGTCTGCCGAGACCCACCAGCTTCCAAGACCTCCAGGGGATCTTTGATGATATGTCTTTGAGTCGGATCTCGAAGATTTATAA GAGCGTAGACGACATAGACCTATACACCGGCGCCCTAGCAGAAGCCCCACGCGGGCGCTTGCTCGGGGCCACTCTCACGTGTCTGGTGGCGGACCAGTTCTACCGGCTGAAGGTAGCCGACAGGTTCTGGTATGAGACCGACCAGCCGGACGTGCGGTTTACACTCC aacaattatatgaaatacgcAAAACAACCCTGGCGGGTGTGATCTGCGCGAATGAGGAACTGCTCGACCAGGCACAGCCCAGGGTCATGGAAGCCCTTAGTGCTACGAACCCTCTAGTAGATTGCAAGGAACTGCCCCAACCCAGCTTCACCCCCTGGAAGGAAACACCCCCCAAGGACCTGGACAACAAGGAAACCAAAATGGATGGCAGGAAGAATAGAAAAACGTAG